From Acidobacteriota bacterium:
GGTCGACGTCTCGTAGCCGGACAGTCGTTGCCTCGCCGCTTCGAGGTCATGACGGAAGGCTGTTCGCTATACTAGCCTCTCTGCGGCGGACTCGCCGCCTTTGCCTGCGTCGTCGATCCAGGCGCCGGGACCGGCGGGCCGCCCACGGATTCCGAACCTCGCGTAAAGGGAAAGGCAAGCCGCAATGTCCAATCGACTCCTCGGCCTCACCGCTCTGCTGGCGCTCGGCGCCCTCCTGCTGGCGCCGTCCGCCTCGGTAGCGCAACTCGACCAGACGGCGACGTGGGCTTCGCACGTCTCCAACGAGTACCGCGTCGTGCCCAACGTGACCTACCACGTCGCGAACGGCTTCGAGAACAGCGTCGATCTCTACCTGCCCCGCAACGCGTCGGGTCCCACGCCCGTGCTGATGTACATCCACGGCGGGGGCTGGGTCGGCGGCAGCAAGGAGGGCAACGTCCTGCGTCTGCTGCCCTGGCTGGAGAAGGGCTGGGCGGTGGTCAACGTGCAGTATCGGCTGGGCCGCATCTCGCGCGCGCCGGCCGCCGTGGAGGACTGCCTCTGCGCCCTGCACTGGGTGAAGAGCAACGCCGAGCAGTACGGCTTCGATGCGTCGCGGATCGTCGTCACGGGGAACTCGGCGGGCGGGCACCTGGCCCTGACCACCGGCATGGTGCCGGGCTC
This genomic window contains:
- a CDS encoding alpha/beta hydrolase — its product is MSNRLLGLTALLALGALLLAPSASVAQLDQTATWASHVSNEYRVVPNVTYHVANGFENSVDLYLPRNASGPTPVLMYIHGGGWVGGSKEGNVLRLLPWLEKGWAVVNVQYRLGRISRAPAAVEDCLCALHWVKSNAEQYGFDASRIVVTGNSAGGHLALTTGMVPGSAGLDLECQPKDDLGVAAIINWYGITDVGDLLQGENEKSYAVRWMGSLPNRLDVARRVSPLSYVRGGLPPVLTIHGDADTVVPHQHAVRLHEELSAAGVDNQLHTVPGGGHGGFSRDETIAIFEAIQAFLGTHGLGGMPAPTQGQQ